CGGCGACCTCGCTGGGTACGCTGGTCAACATGATTGCCGGCGGGCTCGGCGTCTCCCTCCTTCCGAAACTGGCCGTAGACCATGGGCTGAACGTCGGAAGCGACGTCGCCGTGCGGGAGTTCGTCCGCCCCGTCATTGGCCGCCGGATCGGCATCGCCTGGCGCGCCGGCAGCCCGCGGGAAGCCGACGCCCGCAAGGTGGGTGAGGTGATCAAGGAACAGCTGACCGGCTCGAGCGGCTGACGCGGCGGCCTCCAAACCGGTCAACAACACCGCCTGAGAGCAGACAAATCCTCGCCTCCGGCTTGACAATTCCAGTCATATAACAAGTTATATAACCCCACATACATAAGGGGCCCGGCATGGCGCGAGACGTATTGGCTGAAATGGGACCGCTGGCACTCGGAAGCCGGCTGAAGCGGCTGGCGGAACGGATGCAGGCGGATGCGACCAAGGTGTTTGCCGACCGCGACCTGCCGATTCAAGGCACGCACTTCCCCTTGCTGGCCGCGCTTGCCACCTATGGCCCGCTCAGTGTCAGCGAAGCTGTGGACGCCGTCGGCATCAGCCAGCCCGCCGTCACGCGCATTCATAATGCCCTGCAGAAGATGGGCCTCACGACGGTGTCACCGGTCGAAGGCGACAGCCGCCAGAAGCAGGTCCGCCTGACGCCGGAAGGCGAGGCACTGGTCAACGACCTGAAGCGGGACCTGTGGCCCCAGGTACGCCGCGCGGCCGAACGCCTGTGCGACGGCCCGGACGCCGACTTCCTGACCCAGATTGCCCGGATCGAAGCCGCCCTGCAGGAACGCTCCCTGCACGACCGTATTCTCGATGAAGGCGCAGGCCCGGCCCTGCGTCTGGTCGAATATGACGACCGGCTCGCGCCCGAATTCGATGCAATCACCCGCGAATGGGTCGAGGACATGTTCACGCTGGAAGAAAAGGACATCGAGATCATCGAGCATCCGCGCGAATTGATCATCGACCGGGGCGGCGTCATCCTGTTCGTCGAGGCAGACGGCCTCGGCATTATCGGCACCTGCGCGCTCATGCCGGTGGATGGCGATGCGTTCGAGCTGACCAAGATGGGCGTGCGCGCCAGCGCCCGCGGCCTGAAGGCCGGAGACTTTCTCCTGCAACGGACGATCGAGCGCGCCCGGCAATTGCCGATCGAAAACCTGTTCCTGCTGACCAACAGGAAGTGCGCCGCGGCGATCCACCTTTATGAAAAGGCCGGTTTCCTCCACGACGCAGACATCATGGACCGCTATGGAAAACGCTATGCGCGCTGCGATGTGGCGATGTCATACGACCTGTCGAGACCGCCCCAGGACTGAGGCGGCCTCAAACAGATCTGAAGGAAATCAGCTCGCTTCGCGCTCGTGCATGTCGAGATCGTACTCGCGCACCTTGCGGTAAAGCGTGGAGCGGCCGATGCCGAGGCGGCGGGAGACTTCGCTCATATGGCCCTGATAGAAGTCAATGGCGTACTGAAGGATGTCGCGTTCGATGTCCTGCAGGGCGCGCATCTCGCCATCCGGGTCCATGATGGAAATCGGGCCTTCGCCGGCAGCCGCCACGCCGCTGGCAGACGGAACCGCCGCTTCGGCTGAGGTCGCCACAGGGGCGGCCGGAAGGCTGGCAATGTCCGGCATCTGGCCGGAAATCTGCGGGAAGTCCTGCGGGCGCAGCGTGTCGCCGTCGCACAGAACCACGGCGCGGAAGACAGCGTTCTCCAGCTGGCGGACGTTGCCCGGCCAGTCGAAGGCATACAGCATCTTCAACGTGTCGTCGGCGACGCCGGAAACCTTTGTGCCTTCGCTCGCATTGAAGCGGGCAACGAAATGCTCGACCAGGGCCGGAATGTCGTCGCGGCGTTCGCGCAGGCTCGGCATGTCGATCGGGAACACGTTGAGGCGATAGAACAGGTCTTCGCGGAACGTGCCGTCAGCCACTTGCTGGGAAAGATCGCGGTTGGTGGCGGAGATGATCCGTACATCCACCTTGGTCGGGCGGCGCGACCCGACAGCGTCGACTTCGCCTTCCTGCAGGGCGCGCAGCAGTTTCACCTGCGCGTCCAGCGGTAGTTCACCGACCTCGTCCAGGAACAGCGTGCCACCATCGGCCTCGACGAACTTGCCGAGCGCTTTCGACACAGCGCCGGTAAAGGCGCCCTTCTCGTGGCCGAAGAGGATCGACTCAACGAGGTTTTCCGGAATGGCACCGCAGTTGACGGTGACGAACGGTTTGCCGACGCGGGTCGACGCGCCCTGGATACAGCGGGCAACAACTTCCTTACCGACACCGCTTTCACCGAGGATCAGGACCGGAATATCGGAAACAGCGGCCCGCTCCGCGAGGCGGATCACCTGACGCATCGGCGCGGCAGACGCGATCATGTCGTCAAATGACATCCCGCCCTCTGCCTTGCGGGCAAGGCGTTTCACCTCACCGGTCAGGGACTGCATCTTCAGGGCGTTCCGGATGCTGACAACCACGCGCTCCGGATTGGCCGGCTTGACGATGAAGTCGACCGCGCCGCCCCGCATGGACTGGACAATCGTGTCGATCCCGCTGGTCGCAGTCAGCATGATGACCGGCAGGTCCTGCCGTTTGGCGGCAAGACGCTCCAGCGTTTCCATCCCGGACAGGCCTGGCATGGTCAGGTCCAGCAGGACGACGTCGATGCCATCTTTCGAGTCTGCAGCCAGCGCAATGCCGGCTTCGCCATCCGGCGCGGTGCGGCAGGCAAAGCCCGCCTTTTCCACAGCAGCCTGAAGCAGGCGGCGTTGCGTCGGATCGTCATCGATAACGAGGACCGTTTTAGCCATAATTTCATCACCCTGTTGGTTGCCAGGCAGGTCTTTGCGCCCACTCAGACATGGTCATTTGTTCAATCCGGCACATTGGGCGTGCCACATCGTTACGGCCCGTTCTGACACAGGGGGATGGAGTTACGGTTGAAGGAATAGATGAAATTTGAGGGATCGGGCCGTTTTCAGGCCGTTTTCAGCCCCGACCCGCGAAACCCGGGGCAGGTGGCCTGATGGGCGGCTGTTCCTCCCCGGAAGAGATTCGCATCTGGCAGGAAGACTGCCAATTTTCGGCGTTCGAACGCCCTTTTCCGCCGGCCGGGCACATTAAAATATGGAATACGAATAGAAAAAACTACTGACAAAAATTTTAGTCCGCCGAGTTATCAGCCTGCGGCAAGTTTTCCGTTCTGTGTTGTAACTATTGCTGATTTCGCCGCTCTGAATTAGGGGCACCGGAAGAAATAGGCATAGATCATGCCAGATGAAATCAGGATAACCTTCGATGGATTTGAGATTCAGGTTGCGATCACCTGATCGCCTGATATGCATCGTCGGCGATATGCCTCAAAGGGAATTCGTGGATTTGGCATGTCGGGGAAGAGATTTCATGAAGGATAAATCTCCGAATAAGGACCAGCCCGAGGGGCTACCGGAAGAACTGCCCGGTGGTGCGTCTCAGGCATTGAGCGCCGCCCTGCAGAAAACCTTCGAAGCCCTTCTGCAAGAGCCTGTTCCGGACAAGTTCGAAGCCCTGATTGCCCGCATTCGTGAAGAAGAAACCCAAAAGAACGCCAATCCCGATGACGAGGAAAGCTGAGCGCGGGCTCCGCGCCTTTTCATCGGCTCCGTCCCGGAATTACACGCCCATCTGACCCGATTCAGGTCAGATTCAGTCCGGATTCAGGCGAGAAAGTTTACGCCCAGCATGTCCCGGATTGGCGCATGACCGGCCCAGATCCCCTCAGATACCCGTCGTCTCGGTAAGCCACTGCGTATGCGGGGCAAGGTCCAGGGCCTCCCGCGCGATCCAGTCCGGATTGTAGCAGGTATCGAGATAGCGCTCGCCTCCATCGCAGATCAGGGTCGCCACCGAACCGGCCTGCCCGGCCGTGCGCATCTCGCGCATCATGTGCAGGGCGGCCCAGACATTCGTTCCGGTCGACCCGCCGCATTTGCGGCCCAGCACATGTTCCAGCCAGTGGATGGTGGCAATGGACGCCGCATCCGGTACCTGCATCATCCGGTCAATCACGCGCGGCTGGAACGAGGCCTCGACGCGCGGCCGGCCAATCCCCTCGATCCGGGACTTCGCCTGGATGCGCAATGAGGGGTCGCCTGTACGGTAATGCTCGTAAAAGACCGAGTTCTCCGGATCGGCGACGAGCAGCTGCGTCTTCGCGGCGAGGTCACAGCGATAGCGGATATAGCGCCCGATCGTGGCCGATGTACCGCCTGTCCCCGCGCTCATCACCACCCAGTCGGGGATCGCATGGTCTTCCAGCGCCAGCTGGGCAAACAGGCTGTCGGCGATGGAATTGTTGCCGCGCCAGTCCGTGACCCGTTCGGCATAGGTGAACTGGTCCATGAAATGGCCGCCGGCTTGGCAGGCCAGCCGTTCGGCCTCGGCATAGATGTCGCCGGGCTCTACCTCATGCGGTTCTCCGCCATAGAAGGTGATCTTCTCGATCTTGGACGGCGCCGTGCCCTTCGGCATGACGGCAATGAAGCGCAGGCCGAGGAGGCGCGCAAAATAGGCTTCCGACACAGCGGTCGACCCTGACGAACACTCCACGATCACCGTGTCCGGTCCGATATGCCCGTTGCACAGGCCATACAGGTACAGCGACCGCGCCAGCCGGTGTTTCAGGCTCCCGGAGGGATGGATGGACTCGTCCTTCAGATAGAGCGTCTGGTCCGGAAAGGCCGGCAGCTCCACCTTGATCAGGTGTGTATCGGCGGACCGGTTGAAATCCGCATTGATCTTCTGCACCGCCTCGCGCACCCAGGCGCGATCCATGATGGGCACCGAACAGCCTTCCGCCATGCCTGTCTCCTGTGTTCCGGACGTCTGCGCCCTCAATGCGCCAGAAGCACCAGCGCGACAACACCGGCTGCCACAAGCAATACACCTGCGATCTCCCGCGGCGTGACCTTCTCGCGGAAAAACAGGATCGAGATGCCCAGCGTGAAGATCACCTCGATCTGCCCCACGGCCCGCACATGGGCGGCATTCTCCAGCGTGAACGCCGTGAACCAGCCAAGCGAGCCCAGCATGCCGGTCACCCCGACGAGCGACGCGACCCGCCAGGCGCGCACAAGGTGGGTGACCTGTCCGCGTTCCCGCAAGGCCAGCCAGCCGAGAATGGCGATGGCCTGAAATACCGTGACAAAGGCCAGAGACGCCGAGGCCCTCAGCAATGCGCCGCCATCAGCCAGCGACAGGGACGACCCGCGATAGGCCACCGCCGAGAATCCGAAGAGACCGCCGGCAAGGGTGCCGATCCAGACCTTCCGGTCGAGCTTCCAGCGTCCCTTACGCTTCGCGTCCGGCCCGCCTGGCCCGTTCGACGAGGGTATGGAAACGAGAATGACCCCAACAAGGCTGATCAGGATCGCGACCGCCGCGCCGGCCGTCAGCCGGTCTCCGAGCAGCACGATACCGAACAGGGCCGTTTGCAGGGGTTCTGTCTTGGTGAAGGCCGTGGCGACGGCAAAATTCGTGTGGGAGAACAGATGGATCAGCAGGCCTGTCGCCACGATCTGGGCCAGTCCGCCCGCCATGCCCCAGGC
This is a stretch of genomic DNA from Hyphomonas adhaerens MHS-3. It encodes these proteins:
- a CDS encoding bifunctional helix-turn-helix transcriptional regulator/GNAT family N-acetyltransferase — protein: MARDVLAEMGPLALGSRLKRLAERMQADATKVFADRDLPIQGTHFPLLAALATYGPLSVSEAVDAVGISQPAVTRIHNALQKMGLTTVSPVEGDSRQKQVRLTPEGEALVNDLKRDLWPQVRRAAERLCDGPDADFLTQIARIEAALQERSLHDRILDEGAGPALRLVEYDDRLAPEFDAITREWVEDMFTLEEKDIEIIEHPRELIIDRGGVILFVEADGLGIIGTCALMPVDGDAFELTKMGVRASARGLKAGDFLLQRTIERARQLPIENLFLLTNRKCAAAIHLYEKAGFLHDADIMDRYGKRYARCDVAMSYDLSRPPQD
- a CDS encoding sigma-54-dependent transcriptional regulator, with the translated sequence MAKTVLVIDDDPTQRRLLQAAVEKAGFACRTAPDGEAGIALAADSKDGIDVVLLDLTMPGLSGMETLERLAAKRQDLPVIMLTATSGIDTIVQSMRGGAVDFIVKPANPERVVVSIRNALKMQSLTGEVKRLARKAEGGMSFDDMIASAAPMRQVIRLAERAAVSDIPVLILGESGVGKEVVARCIQGASTRVGKPFVTVNCGAIPENLVESILFGHEKGAFTGAVSKALGKFVEADGGTLFLDEVGELPLDAQVKLLRALQEGEVDAVGSRRPTKVDVRIISATNRDLSQQVADGTFREDLFYRLNVFPIDMPSLRERRDDIPALVEHFVARFNASEGTKVSGVADDTLKMLYAFDWPGNVRQLENAVFRAVVLCDGDTLRPQDFPQISGQMPDIASLPAAPVATSAEAAVPSASGVAAAGEGPISIMDPDGEMRALQDIERDILQYAIDFYQGHMSEVSRRLGIGRSTLYRKVREYDLDMHEREAS
- a CDS encoding NepR family anti-sigma factor, which encodes MDLRFRLRSPDRLICIVGDMPQREFVDLACRGRDFMKDKSPNKDQPEGLPEELPGGASQALSAALQKTFEALLQEPVPDKFEALIARIREEETQKNANPDDEES
- a CDS encoding PLP-dependent cysteine synthase family protein translates to MAEGCSVPIMDRAWVREAVQKINADFNRSADTHLIKVELPAFPDQTLYLKDESIHPSGSLKHRLARSLYLYGLCNGHIGPDTVIVECSSGSTAVSEAYFARLLGLRFIAVMPKGTAPSKIEKITFYGGEPHEVEPGDIYAEAERLACQAGGHFMDQFTYAERVTDWRGNNSIADSLFAQLALEDHAIPDWVVMSAGTGGTSATIGRYIRYRCDLAAKTQLLVADPENSVFYEHYRTGDPSLRIQAKSRIEGIGRPRVEASFQPRVIDRMMQVPDAASIATIHWLEHVLGRKCGGSTGTNVWAALHMMREMRTAGQAGSVATLICDGGERYLDTCYNPDWIAREALDLAPHTQWLTETTGI
- a CDS encoding DMT family transporter is translated as MELWIPVTLAAAFSQNLRNALQKTLKGRLSTWGATASRFVFAAPLAVLFFLVLSGGMGQGVGVPPDRFYAWGMAGGLAQIVATGLLIHLFSHTNFAVATAFTKTEPLQTALFGIVLLGDRLTAGAAVAILISLVGVILVSIPSSNGPGGPDAKRKGRWKLDRKVWIGTLAGGLFGFSAVAYRGSSLSLADGGALLRASASLAFVTVFQAIAILGWLALRERGQVTHLVRAWRVASLVGVTGMLGSLGWFTAFTLENAAHVRAVGQIEVIFTLGISILFFREKVTPREIAGVLLVAAGVVALVLLAH